The Nicotiana tomentosiformis chromosome 2, ASM39032v3, whole genome shotgun sequence genome includes the window cacacacacacacacacacacacacacacacacacacactccgtGTCGAAatttatgggtttagatgaaccCGTATCTCAAGTTACATCCGTTCCTAAGGTATATAATCAGTGGCAGACCCAGGATTTtatgcaagcgggttcaatcttagaagtacataactttagtagtaaaatagtagttgtcaagtgggttcaaataaaatatttatacaaaatttacacagctttaatcctaatttatacatatacacagtattattttttgataaAGCGTGTTCAGTTGAATCCACTTGCCACCACGTACGTCCGCCACTGTATATGATATAAATTAAATGAGAAAATCGTGCTAATTTCACCTAGAATCTCATGGTCATGACTAAAGATGTTGAGATTGGAGTTACAGCTTCACATTACAACTTCTGAAACCAATCTCTCTTTCACTTCTGTCAAACAGcacaagaaaaagaagagaaggcTTTATTATAGAGTAGTACTACAATCAAACAGcacaagaaaaagaagagaaggcTTTATTATAGAGTAGTACTACAAACTTGTAACATCATTTTCAAGAAGTGAAGCATGAAGTAAGCACAAATGGCTGTAACTAATTTCAATATTTCTTAAGAAATTAATTAACCAAAATTTAATTGGAGGAAACCATGCTAACCTAATAGTCATCAAGCTAGCATGAGTTATTAGCACGTTCTAATTCTTAATATGTAGAATGGAAAGTGACCTAACATGAAAACAAGATTTCTATGTGATCacacccaactatgccttataaaaaggacaagAGGTCGTCGCAAATATATCCCGGCTAAtaagttcggagtcgaatcccacaggaaaTTAACCTATCAACCACAGCTGCTAGACTCACACAAATTCAAttaatcaatcttcagaaatatttaaataacactttggatgtttattaactaaatattacgtaatgaaaatgtaataataAATAACTAATTACGAACAGTTTGTAAACAAGAATtagaatgatctaaggttgtgatttcccctTTTATCAGAATCTTTTCCGCTACATTTTCTATAAATtagcctaagtcttctctatcgatcatgagcactatgactgtcgtaactctctctcgagtaattaccacaatttactagacatattctcccgaattacgctagctggcattaagtacggcttactcagatcgcaccaaggtttcattatccctaatcccacctttaaacttttcgtattgatccctcatatacgttaggagtgatattgttcaacaactacctaaatatgtactctctcccgagtaatacatactaaataagcacagctaattgagggcccttcaatcaactacATGAATAATATagttaaacaaataaaaaaaatactacggcaaatttatattaatgtaacgagaaaatcatccttcaataagttccatcaaaaccctagattaggagtttagctactcatactcatagtaacaatatcccaaatattttgcataattcaattacaaagtaaagatgaaaggatatagaaatcgatgattctaactcccaacgaGTGATTCCACAAGCTATTCTTGTCTCCGGTTGCAAAAGTCACCCAAAAGTGgcgtttttaggtctatttataagtgtaggaaaagacctaaacgtgtaggcaacgtcctagtcaaacccggagatgaaataagtcttcaaaactcggactgTGCACGCCCAGACCTGGCCTCGCAGGGCCTAACGCCCGGTGGACCTCGCCCCAGGCCTAGCGTCGCCAGGTATAAGGCCTGGTCAAGCTCTCCTTCTGCCCTGCCTCGCCAGGTCTCTCGCCAGCTACAAGCCTGGCGTCGCTAGGTATAAGGCTGCTCTAGGCCTGGCTTCGCTAGGTATAACGCCTGTTGTAAGCCTGGCATTGCCAGCTTCTCCTTTTCAACTGCTCCCGATCACGCTTTCAACTTTTAAGTATCCctttttgctctactttcatctccaattcacctacacataaaatagactctgTTACGCACAATTAAAGTGtagtttatcattaaagcatataaaatgcaaggcaaattatatgctaaactatggaattatagccacacatcaatatcccacacttaaacattgctcgtcctcgagcaatcaaactacacttacaGACACAACCTCACTAAGCAAATCCcttaactcattacaccaagaatatttaaaatagtctaagcaccaaggtgtaacatcctcgcctcaagatttgactcagacttattcacaattcacttacttactctaacatggaggtcaacgacattacctttcctttatgaatcacgtgccctcacccaacaaagagctcagttccacacacaatgaattttaagaacgtaggaactcaagatagaaaaaattcactcgctctcagatataacattcatatgccacaaatgatacaccataggcttgcccgtagtgtaatactctactaatcgagcttattcagtctaagatcaaataggacttttattggttgtaatgtaggctgcgggtcgggtaggatatatttggatataagtgactacacctcccttaagtactttaatacatacactttaacattcaagcccatacttatgtcaaaccaaaactccaccttaaCTTCACTTTATATTAgcccctacttctttaagcaccagtatatcactagccaccaccatcaaaaattatttttcttacaatacaactatttatatatttttttcttcttttctcttaatccaagtggcttttattgacattttttttttcaaacggtgcacctttctccttatttcgattattccactcaaaagccaatccaccaccccacactttaactttttcataattcatcacaattcaagtgctcatgagaggtgacaaggttcaaatatatggtcgaTTCAAATAAAGgggtacgacttgtaatgtggttactaaagaaacaagattatagacttaaaggggttaactacgatacatagcttttaggtgggtaaactatatatatctggcttaacaaatAAATGCCTATATTACTTCTCAGACTGAACAAGACTTctatttcgctttgcacacacacatggcaagttatagacatcaaatgcaatgccatatgagctgacgaaaggccccatgaaatcgattccccatacatcaaacacttctacctcctgaattgggttcataggcatctcatgtcggCGGGAAATATTCTCGGTTCATTGGCATTCATTACAACCTTTCACCcataagtgtgcatctttgaacaatgtCGGCCAGTAAAAGCTCGACTCCAAGACTTTCGCAACTGTCCTTACTCCCCCGAAATGGCCACCATATGGTGATGCGTGACACgcctgcaaaatagaagattggtctATATCGGGGATACACCTctggatcatgttatcaacacaaatcctgaacagataaggctcatcccaatagtacATGCGACAGTCgtgaaagaactttttcttttgaacagaAGAAAGGTCATAGGGgacaataccgcttgccaggtagtttgcaatgtctgcataccatggcgctaCCTCAAGACTCGTGACTAgtagttgttcatccgggaaGGTCTCCACAATCTCTTCCACGTCAACCTTCTTCTCGGCTCCTTCCAgcctggacaagtgatcagccacttggttCTGCGTTCCCTTTCGGTCACGGatttccaagtcaaattcttgcagtaGTAGTACCCATCGAATAAGGCGTGGCTTTGAATCCTTCATATCAATTAAGTACCTGAGAGCAGGatggtcagtataaataattagcttagagcctatcaggtatggcctgaatttgtcaaatgcgaacaccactgcTAGTATCTCCTTCTCGATCATCGTGTAATTTAGTTGGGCACCACTCAAAGTTCTACTAGCATAGTATATTGGATGCAAGACTTTGTCTTTGCGCTGTCCAAGAACTGCTCCCACAGCATAGTCGCTTGcgtcacacatcagctcaaatgaTTGCTCCCAGTCAGGTGCAACTATGATGGGTGCTGTCACCAGCCTCTTCTTAAATTCCTCAAAATCTACCCTGTaatcatcagaaaacacaaaaggtaatatttttcaagcaatttacacaaggggttagcaattttggaaaaatcttttataaatctTCTATAGAAGTCGGCGTGGCCCAGAAaacttcttattgctttgacGGACATGGGTGGTGGAAGATTTTCGATCACATCAACCTTGGCATGATCTACCTCAGTGCCCTTACTCGACACtaggtgccccaagactataccttcctgTACCATGAAATTGCACTTTTCCCAGTTGAGTACCAGATTCGTCTCGACACATCTTTTCAGCACTCTTTTCAAATTCCTTACGCAATCATCGGATGAGTCTCCTACCaccgagaaatcatccataaagacctccACGATGTCCTCAACTATAtcagtgaagatggccatcatgcacctttgaaatgtggcgggtgcattgcataggccgaaCGACATCCTCCGAAAGGCGTAGACGCCATATGGATAGGTAAAtgatgttttctctctatcttctgGGGCAAtggagatttgattataccccaagtatccatctagaaagcaaaagtGGGACTTCCCCGCCAATTTATCTAGCATTTGGTCAATGAACGACAaaggaaaatggtcttttcgggtggccttgttcaatcttctgtagtccatacaaattcgccatcccgtgactgttcttgttgatATCAACTCATTGTTCTCGTTTTGCACTATAGTCATCCCACCTTTCTTAGGCACACATTGGACTGGGCTGATCCAGTTGCTGTCGGAGATGGGGAAAATaattcccgcatctaaccactgtAATTACCTgtcttgttgttttaagaatttaagccccgtctcgtggcataaggccctgagcagcttcttattatgtgtattgacttgcgtacatggttgaattcagttaccggatgattcggagtgatttgggacacttagtccctaaaacggaagcttaaatcttagggttttgaccgtagttggaactgtgtgaagacgactccagaatgaagttacgtcggtttcgttagctccgttgggtgatttttaacttaggagcatgtccggactgtaaatttgaggtctgtagatgatttaggcttgaaatagcgaaagttgaatttttggagttttggaccggaagtggactttttgatatcggggtcggaatgcgattccgagagttggaacaactccgttatgttatttgggacttttctgcaaaatttgacgtcattccgggttggtttgataggtttcggcacgagtttttgaagttggaagttttggaagttcagaagttcgattcatggtgcggtTCATAGTTtcgacattatttgatgtgatttgagacctcgagcgagtccgagttaggttatggaacttgttggtatgtttggatgtggtcccgggggcctcaagtgagtttcggatgggctacgggtcatttcccTCCTATTTTGAACTACTGTTCTGTCTtctgatgttcttcttcgcgaacgcaaagagtatctcgcgttcacgaagtgtTACTGCTGAAAaccccatatttcttcttcgcgttcgtgttcaacctcacgcgttcgcgaaggtttgcctTTTtcctccatcgcgttcgcgaagctcttcatggcagcctcatatttcttcttcgcgttcgcgtttgcGTTcaatgtctcgcgttcgcgtaggttctgtcccttgttcttcgcattcgcactCCTTCCCTCACGTTCGTGAAAGGTTTTTCTGGACAACCTtaccttccttcttcgcgaacgcaagccTTTCTCCGTGTTCGCGATGCTTTCAGACCTGAGCAGAttataagttttccaaatcgagggttaggccattcttATCtcattttgacttgtagagcttggttttgagcgattccttgtggatttttcaataaaatcgattgggtaagtgttcttcacctagaatctatttattttcatgattctatctttatgtttatcattgaaattgagttttgagttgaggaaaatggtggtttttgaagaaaattttcaaaatgaaatatcacgatttgagggacgaaatggtatcgaaatttgataaaattgatatggttgaactcgtatcggaatgggtattcggatttcataaaaatatgtcgggttccgagaggcgggccccgcgttgacttttgttgacgttttagaataaaattttaagtcgacgtattattatccggaattgttttcgatgaattttaataaagttatacaattaatttggatagatttgaatggCCCggagtcaattcaagcaagaaggcgattttggaatatcggtataacttcaaagaggtaagtgtcttgcttaacctcgagtgggaaaatttccccttaggcattgagtcttatgtgcaatttgtgtaattgaaaaccatgtacgcgaggtgacgagtacgttcttggtttatatgtgcaaattttattgagttaaagtcttgagcatattgtgtaatgaattggataattgttggcatatatttaatcatctacttgtcgtgcctaaatccttgttgttgactctgttgttatatgataatttgatgtgattgttatttgattatttatgaaatttcgtgaatttgctggtttgataattatttgaatttaatttaattttttattttcccctctgcaaataattaattaaatgagcttaagaagaggtgtttatataattattgaaaatttgatttttatgaagactttgctttatgttgagtaatttctatctctattgattgtttttgggtgttgtacgcattgtgtggagcttttggctatttgttgtgaaattaattgacttggttgtagcttggttgtggccattgggcaaattgtgatatgaattgatttttgttatgttgctgtgataattttccgtgtaaattattgtggtgtgtgagttgttattttggggagataagggtggcatttcatcgttgatattatgtggttataagggtggcattttactgttgttgtgtttgttggaatattgtctgggcggagcgataagggtggctataggagcgataagggtggctattgatattgtctgggcggagcgataagggtgtttataggagtgataagggtggcagtaggagcgataagggtggctattgtcagggacgatatgtgatgatgtggggttgtggtgttgataattttcatgcgatgttgtgattttcttgtgtttatttttataccttgtgcaatttgtcttgttgttgataaattgataacaatatgaTTTAAGTTGAatttgagagcctgtggctattgccatgcGGATtacaaaatgaaatgtgggcacgaggtgccgtgagtaaataatgaggatatttggcacgtgaattgtccgtgcagttgtgatatgaaatgtgggcacgaggtgctgtgataaaatgataatgatatttggcacgtgaattgtccgtgcagttgtgatatgaaatgtgggcacgaggtgttgtgatgaaatgataatgataattggcacgtgaattgtccgtgcagttgtgatatgaaatgagggcatgaggtgccggaaaaatatgatgatttaattatgggcacgaggtgccgtggaaatgtgaaaatgggctgagacccgtgtttacgaaaaatatgaaaatgggttgagatccgtatttttatgattatgaaatgaggtgtcacatcgTGACTttttaatcgaaagaattatatttaaaatatttattttgaaggatttttacttagaaagtattatatgaaagaattgtatttgaaaaatatttatttgaggaaattatatttgaaaagatttattgaaagaattatatttgaaaaataattatttgataaaattatatttgaaagagagttatctggaagaattatatgtgaaagatatttatttgaaggacttgatttaattggatgtaattgtgtttattaattgttgagtgatattaatggtattcttgttatctattgtgcatatcactggttgttttatcccttattattattattattattattattattattattattattattattattattattattattattattattattattattattattattattattattattattattattattattattattattattattattattattattattattattattattattattattattattattattattattattatttgtttcctattattttgtatattatattgcacaggttattagactagtgagtgtcttgactgtacctcgtctctactccattgaggttagtcttgatacttactgggtaccgaccgtggtgtactcatactacacttctgcacatttttgtgcagagccaggtattggagatatcagacttgagcaaagttaaagcgcgatcgtaaggattcaaggtagagctgtttggccgtcgcagtcccttggagtcttttcatttcgttgtactgtaatcaaacagtagtgtatattcggtcctcgtgaccattccatgtatttagttagagtttgtgagtcagtactaccagtcttgggaggttgtgtattgtaactatttccgctgttagtttcaaaaacaaaaatggcttcaaaaggtaatctaaatcggcttacctagtcttagagactaggtgccatcacgacgcatgtggtgggattttggatcgtgacaaccactttatcacctcctatttcacaacttccttcatgttggggttcagccttctttgatgttctctagaaggtttgtggccatcttctagtagaatcttatgcatacagaaGGCCGGGTCGATACCCTTAATATCTATgatggtccaaccaattgcagtTTTGCACTCATTCAATACCTGCAAAATATGTTCTTTCTGCatatctaacaaaccagatgagataataacaggtaaagttgagttaggtcccaagaaatCATACCTGAGGTGAGGTGGTAGCGGCTTCAACTCCAACTTTGGTGGCTTTTCTatcgatggcttagctggaggaatttttctttcttctacgtgcaaaggctcaaattcgagCTTTCTTTTTCAAaacccttggccttcaagagccaACACCCATTCTGCCAAATCCTCTCCATTTACTTCATCTAAGTTCATGAGACAAGCTGCTACAGGTTCTTTAGCGTTCAAGGtttcatcttcctcctccaaaattacatccaCGACTTCTATTAGAGAGCAATTAGCAAATTAACTTGGTTGCCGTATAGATTTCTGCACGTTGAATGTTATTTCTTCATCATTTAGTCTCATTTTGAGCTCTCTAGTCTCACAATCGATTAAAGCTCTCCCAGTGACCAAgaatggtcttcccaaaattatgggaatctcctcgtcaacccgacaatctagaatgacaaaatccgctgggaacacaaacttcccaacctgtactaatacatcatcaaggataccagagggcctcttcactgtCCGTTCGGCCAGCTGTAGTAACATGGAGGTAGGTCTAGCttttccaatgcctaaccttttgtagatagctaagggcatcaagtttatgcttgcccccaaatcacaaagtgccTTAGCAAATGCATAGTTGCCTATTGttcatgggattgtgaaactccctggatctgataacttctcagctatgggtctcgTCACAACAACACTACATGTCTGAGTCAGTATAACCgtggccaagtcttgaaagtcgaacttacgagacatcaagtccttcatcatttttgcataaccaggcatttcCTTTAAGGCGTCAATCAATGGAATGTTAACCTGAATCTGTTTCAACATCTCCAAGAATTTCTTATACTGCTCATCTTtttgatatttggccaatctctggGGGAAGGGTGCTGGAGGCCGCTTATTTCTTATGATTTGATTTTGAACCTGCTCTGGCACTGTTTCTACTGCCTTCTCTTGCACTGACTCAGTTTTCTTTGCgacctctttttctttgcttgatTCAGCTGGCGCATGTTGTATTGTCACCTCTGTCAACCCTGTTTAATCATCTATCTCAATGGGTACTGGCACAAATATTTCAGTAGGCCGGCTTTCTCGAGCCATCTCTTGCTCCAGATCTAGGTCTATACCATTCCGTAGACTCACTATCAATAGCTGTTTCGGGCCCTGTTCTTTTGGATTGACTTATGTGTCCAcaggtaacgtcccttggggACGATTGTTTATAGACATAGaaatctgtcctaattgaatctcaatacccTTTATCGCTGATTCATGTGAGTCTACTCTCTGTTGTATTTTTTCTGTGGACCCAATTAGTTGTTGCAGCATTCTGTTTTTGTTGTCCAACATTCCCTTAAGTTCAGTAAAACCATCATCTTGTCTCATAATatgttgttgttgaggttgttgataagccagctgctgattttgctggttgtAACCCTGTTACCTTTGGTAAGGCACAACTTGACCCAGTGGTTGCATAACTCTaggattattgttgttattatactGCTACTGcgctggtctatattgttgattctaTTGACCCTACTACTtaccaccttgcctctgtcccccatagttggctacataattcatatcttcctgatagtgctggttgtcaccttccacactccacgagcaaacacatggttggttaatgcatggtgtacataagccctcattagttgtgtcaactatgtgaacctgttgcttctggcctgattcatcaatcttcTTGGTAAGGGTACTCATTTGTGTCATTAGAGTGGCCATATACTcagctatggagttgtttggaTCCAAAGCCACTGAGTGAACTACAGGAGTGATTGTAGAGGCTattgtcatccatcctgagttttgggCCATCTTATCAAGTAGGGTCTTGCATTCTCCGAATGTTTTACTCAAAAATGCTacacctgctgaagcatcaacattggtcTTTAAGCCGTCAGCCAGTCCCGTGTAGAATCtctgccccaacatctgatctggaatgccatgatgtggacacttaaccagcatacccTTGAACCTATCCCATGTTTCTTGTAGTGGTTCTGTTGGTCTCTGCCTGtagctcaatatatcatcaatctgttgggcaattttattgggtgggtagaatttgttcaaaaattgcttgactaattcctcccaagtagtgatgaagtttatggggagtgaattaagccaagttTGAGCTTCTCCTGTCACTGAGAATGGGAACAATAACATCTTTATTGCGTCTGGTGTCACGTTAGGTTGCCTTTGCGCGACACATATCGACAGGAAATTCTTCAGatgctgctgaggatcttcaatgtgtGACCCTAAGAAtagtcccttgttctgcaacaaatgtagcatgttgtttgtgatttgaaacgATTCCGCTTGTATTTAAGGGAATGCAATTACGGTTGCCAGATTGTCGGCGGTGGGTTGTGCCAAATAATATAATGCTGCTTTTGGTACAAGAGGCACCATACCCTGATTGTTTGGTTCATTCGCATTGTTTCTGTTTTGATTGGATTTTCTATTCCGTCATCCATGTCTGGTTCGATTTGTTCTGTCAAGTTTTGTTGCTATTTGCttttcttgtttgcacgatttagTGCCT containing:
- the LOC138904238 gene encoding uncharacterized protein; this translates as MLHLLQNKGLFLGSHIEDPQQHLKNFLSICVAQRQPNVTPDAIKMLLFPFSVTGEAQTWLNSLPINFITTWEELVKQFLNKFYPPNKIAQQIDDILSYRQRPTEPLQETWDRFKGMLVKCPHHGIPDQMLGQRFYTGLADGLKTNVDASAGVAFLSKTFGECKTLLDKMAQNSGWMTIASTITPVVHSVALDPNNSIAEYMATLMTQMSTLTKKIDESGQKQQGYNQQNQQLAYQQPQQQHIMRQDDGFTELKGMLDNKNRMLQQLIGSTEKIQQRVDSHESAIKGLTEVTIQHAPAESSKEKEVAKKTESVQEKAVETVPEQVQNQIIRNKRPPAPFPQRLAKYQKDEQYKKFLEMLKQIQVNIPLIDALKEMPGYAKMMKDLMSRNYAFAKALCDLGASINLMPLAIYKRLGIGKARPTSMLLQLAERTVKRPSGILDDVLVQVGKFVFPADFVILDCRVDEEIPIILGRPFLVTGRALIDFVDVILEEEDETLNAKEPVAACLMNLDEVNGEDLAEWVLALEGQGF